AAAAGGAACATAAGCGGGTGAACGGTTTTAATATCCAGATGCATTAGGGCTGCCATTTggtttggtaaataccgaaccGACCGAATACCGACCGAATATTtgaggtttggtaaaccgaatCTTGGTAACCGAAATCGAAATAACCGAAATCGAAAtaaccgaaatcgaaaaataccgaaaaagttggtttggttttggtaaataccgaatttacCGAAATGCtagggttatatatatatatatatatataattatgtagTCATTTATTTTAATATGTATGAATATGATACATTGATATGGAAGATATATTTAATTTGATAaagtatgtatttagttttataATGAAAGATTATTATCTGTTTTGTGATATTTTGCTATcatatgatttatttaatttgtcagttttaattttaataaactaCATTTCTTAAtaagatttttaattttttagttaattgaaattaaatcatttacattttatttatatttttaattgattTGGATGTTTATATCATTTTAAGTTACTGTGTTTCTAAGGGTAACAAAACTGCAATGATTTTTCTCCCCCAAATTTTCTACCCAGGTAAACGTATATTGATCCCATGAGAGGGTAGGGGTGAACCTTGTCCTTGGTAGGATTTGTGATAGATTGACTACTGGTATTTTAGTTGTAAAGGTAGTAACGCCATTACAATTGACCATGTGCATCGAGGTTAATACGAAGATGAAATCGGCTTATATTTTTACCATAGGCGTATCTTATCCCATTCTTTATATCCACCAGTCGGTTATCCAatgtattgattttttttcactTGTTGGTTTTGATAGGTATACATTTCTACATAACCGATGAATATGGTAGACAACACTAGTAGACATATAAACATTTCGTGCGAgctgataaataaaaaaagtctGATGGTAAATCTGACTTCATCCACGTATTCATAGCATAGTAATAGACATGATATGAAATAATCGGTCTCGTTTGTCGTCGTTTCGGTCTCGGTCAATGCAGTCAATCTTCTTTTATAGtcatttaccaaaatatcctttTCGCAAATTTGGCCTTAATAATTCTTTCTCAAATCCGATTTTTGTGCCCTTTGAAACCACAGGCTCATATAGACGAGCTCCATCTACCAATGTGAAAAGTTGCAACTCAAAATCTTGTTTCAGTGTGGTTACCCTTTAAGAACTCTAATTAATAACTATATGGACAAAAACGACTATTGTTAGTGATCATATGGATTGAAGTCGAAATGAGAACGAAAATGATCAAATTTTTAACTGTATGTTTAAAATATTTAATCATCAAATCCAATCAACGTAGGAAATTAGCATAAATTAGCATTTTTAACTCTATATAGAAGACTAAATTAGCATTTTTGTACCTTGGAGGTAGCTTTTGTTTATATCAGAAAGAACCAGGGATGCTCATATTTAGAAAGAACTTAGCATCCTCATTTCAGCAGCAGAAGCTGATCATTTTGTATTTTGGAAAGTAGAGTTGCACAAAGATCTCTAGCTATGTATTTAAGGACAATATCTTTTGTATATGTCAGTTATGAGACTCTAGATATAAGAGTGTTATTCAGTTTCGGTAAAGTCGTATTGTTtgattctaatttatattttgaaaatatatttgttgtaaagTTTGGTAATAccaaaaaccgaaataccgaatttggtaaaaataattaataaccgaaagttttggttggtaattggtaagtcaatttcaaaaccgaaagctttggttttgaagttggtaatgcccataaccgattcgaaccgaccgagtggcAGGCCTAAGATGCATCCATGCATCGAATTTTAGTGTGTCTTGCATGTTATACTTCTAACTTAAATTTAAATCAAATGATAATGAATAAAGAGATATATTTTGATGATTACGGATTAATTACCAATACAAAAATTAAGCGACATAAAAACTTGAATAGAAATACGTATTTGCATGGTGTGGCAATTGGCACGTCAAGAGGTGACATAGGGCACCCGTGAAATACAATAGCATGCCAAAACATGTTCAACCTTGTTATATGACACCTTATTCTTGAAATTATCATGTACCGATAAGCAAGCTCAACATTCGTAGACCATGATTTTAGAATGTGTTCTAATTGATGGACACCGAAACCTCAAACGTTTTTGTTTTAATGAATTTTAGCGttttttttaaatcataaaCAATATATACTTTGTTATTTTAAGTTCCATCAGTTGAAGAAGTGTTTCAAAGTCATCATAGACCACAGTTTTTAGTTAACATGATGCTCTTGaacagttttatttttatttttttatctagtTTTCACGAGATTGATGCATGAATAGTAGTTAGTTCATGCTTTGAAgctttttagtttctttttttaatcCTAAGAATAAATAAACACTAAtgattaattaaaattaaatttaacaAGTTAAAATATTAGTTAGTAactatgtcttttttttttttaatcgaaatAGGTCAGTTCTTTTATTAAATTCAGCAAGCAatataaaaacgaaacacccctatgagGTCGACAAAAAGAATCGTTCCTCAAAACCTCATGAAATAtctattctagaagaataaaatgGCGAAAATCCCCAGTACACCTACCTTTTAAGAAATCCATgcacctttattctaacaaaaccaAGAAATCTCGAAGCAGACATAAAATGGAACCAactaagggcatctccaacagactacttatttcaaaataaaagctaattttaggctaaaattctaCTCCAACAGAATACCTAAACAAAGGTTAAATTTAACATTTGCTAAATtctctagctatatttagctagagatgagagagaatttaactaaaacctaaatttaaTTTAAGATTTAAGATTTAGGTATTCTGCTATAGCATAACTCAATAATTAACTAGCTATATTTCACCTTTAGCTACTTTTAGCTATGAATATAAGtatcactgttggagatgctcttaggcTCTGATTTTTGCCACCTAGATAAACTTAAGCAATAATTGGAGCAGAAGATTCCACtcccttgacaaagtcagcCCGACCCTTAAAGCTGAGGGCCCAGCCCATCCAAGCCCAGCAAGTAATGCTCACAAACCAGAATGAAGCCCAGAGGGCCCAAGCAAAGATTGCTAAGGACACCCCATAGACTCCACCCCCCTGTTCCAGCCCATCATCATCTCTGATTTGCAAGTCACTGCCGCCGCCACTGATATGGTAGATCCCGCCACTGTACCAGCCACTGTCAAGTAGAACCAAGCTGTCATCCCCGCCAACGAAGGGTCCGGGCCAGAGGAAAGCAGGGCCATCCTTACCTCCGGTAGTCGATACAATTTGACAGCCGCCCTTGCCTCCACACTTGCAGCCATTATACCCAAGAGCACCGCCATCAAAAGCAGCAGTCCCCGAGTATGAGCAAAGCAGTACACCTTCCACGATGGCGGCACGCCAAATATCAACATGCACCTGTAGTAGGTGCACCATCGTCCCTTCGACCTGATCGGAATCAACCCTTCCGATCCGATCTTGACCAACCCAAGACCGGATCACCACTCATTCACCACCTTGATGCCATCCCCGCAAATGAGGCCGCATCTTGCACTTCACCGTCGAGCTTGGACGCAAATCCAATAGCGCCCCCAACCCCCGACATCAACACAGCCTCAGCGCTACCCAGCGCAACGAGGAAGAGAATAAGAAGACCAAAATCTGCCATAACAGCTATTGACGAGCAACGGCGAGAATTTGAGAAGCTGCCGCCCTAAGGAAGAGGATTcttaaaccctagcagagcgctaggttCAAGATATTTTTTTAGTTAGTAACTATGTTATGTAAGAGCATCAATACAAGAAGTGCACTGTCTAATATGATAAAGTTTTTTTGTATAAAGTCTCGCATATAATTGGACAAGGTAAAGCTAGTGTTCTTCACCGATCTTGCATCTCGTCTTCTTGCAGATCGAAAACTGTTCTGCAACACTCCCACCCCAGAAAGTCGAACTAATGTCCCCTACGGGACCGGTACCATCATTCTTCACTTTAACTTTGTTGGCCACTTAACATGAGCATACCaaacaaaagaacaagaaagcaCATCGTAACAAGGCCAAGGATGTGATTCAAAACAGCCATTTCATGCACATGTAATCATGAAAAAGAACAATAGAGGCACAACATAGAACACAACCATAGAGGTGGGGATTACCCCTAATTACAATCGGAAAAGGCAAAACTACAGCCAACAAAAAGACCCCGTTCCATTACAACATTATTCATCAGTCCTTTTCATCCCATAATTCGAACAAAAGGTACCCTGATCTTCCAAACAGGATCCACCCAATCCACTAGATCCCGCATCCTGTATATCAAAACCATTGTTGCTGCCACAATTCTCCAAAACAGTTCCACCAGTAGATATCCCAGGCAGTGAAACCATACTCATGGCTGCAATGCTATTTGCAATTACATCAACGTCGCTGGTTCCAGTGTATAGACCATGGCTCCCAACAACAAGCATATTTCTATTCTCATCTGCATTTGTTAGCATGGCAGGTAATACATCCATCAGCGGTGAGCTACTCTGAGTTGAACCGCTTATGAGCAGCCAACGCAGTCTCTCTCTAGCATCCTTCTCCAACATGGAAGCAGTTTGAGGAATCAACGGATTCATAAGGTTTGAGTGCAAGGGAGGAATGCCAGTTGAAATAGCAAGGCCAGCACTGACAAGGTAGCCATGACCGGAAGAGCAAATATCCATAACTGGAATCTGAACAATCGGATCAAAAATCAAAGGCTTGAAGGTTGGGATCTGCTGAGAAGTTGGCATTGGCAACCAGATGAGTGGGTCTGGAAGAAAGGCAGGGAAATCCAACAAGGGACAATCTGCCAAATTAAGTGGAGGTTTTGCTGTCAACATACAGGAGGGCATACTGGCAGGTAATATAAGAAGAAAGTTGTGGGAGCAAAGCTGATTCAATGGATGGGCCAGAGATTGCAGGAGGTTCTTGTGAGTACTGCAAACCCGATGATCCGGGAGGGCACCAACAATAGTAGCAAGACAAAAGAGGAGTAACCATGTATGGAATTTGAGATGCAGAGTTCAGGGTTGGTTGGGCAGTCAATTTTCCAAGTGACTCCAGAAATGTACAGCTCTCTATGCGTTAATCAAAGACTCTGGATACAAGGGGATAACAGTATTTGGAAAATCTGTTCTTGGTCCAGCAAGAGAGTAGTATGCAAGAATATGAGCTGGATGCTCAGCCACTGCTGCCTCCCCGTTCGGATCAAGAACATTAACTCGTCTAGGAGGAATCAACTCAATATTCCAATACGGGCGAGTCATTGCCAAAAGATCACGACCCGTTTGGGATCCCCTGTACCCTTGCACCCACAAGTACCTTAGCGCAGTCAGCTGCATCACTGCAACAGCCAGTGCACCCTCACTGAAGCAACAGCCCCTCAATTCTAGGTTCTGCAGACTAAGGCAACCCTTTGAAAACTCCAAAAGCCCTGCATCAGATTCACCAACATAACCTAGAAGCATCCATCTCACATTTTGACTATACCGGCCCACGTAACTAAGCCCCAAATCAGTCAAACCCCCAGGACGGAGATACAAAGCAAACCTTCGAAGCTTTTGGCATCCCCTCAATAGAGCTCGAACGCCATTGTCAAGTGGTAAATCTGTTATCGTCTCTTCACGGTCAAGCAGGACAAGGCGAAAATCATTTAGATTTTTAGAGTGAGTCCCAATGTATTCCAGAGATGCATTTGTGATATCTGACACGTACACAGCCAAGTACTCCAGTTCCAGGCAGCCCTGTGCCAAAGCCATCAGACCCCTCTGTGAAACAACACCATCTTCGTCCTCCATACCTTGCTCAACAGCACCTCGCTCAATTCGGAGCCTCTTCAGTCTCTTGCAACTCCGAGCAAGGACTTCTAATCCTCTATCTCCAATGACATTCCTTGTCTGcccataaaagaaataaattagaACTCAGATGCAAGTTTCAAATACGGTTCCCGTTCCAAGATAAGGCACATATCCAGAAGATGTATTGATTTTAATAAGGGTCTTTTGGCATTTGGACTCAAAGCTTACTAATTCTCTTTAGCACAAGAAAAAGGAGGTAAACGCCAGATGTAAAACTTACTTTAGCTACAAACAACAAAGAGAGTTTTGAACCAGATAAACCTCAAGACGTAATTGCAGAGGCTTACTAAAGCAGGTCCAAATATCAGGAATAACAGATAGATGATATGAAACTTCGGAGGATCAACTTAAACATATAGAATAGATCACTCAACAAATAGAGAACTATATACCAAAGGGTTAATACCCACCCCTTCTGCACCTATACCAATATTCACATGGAAATGTTGTACACACCAAATCACACATGCACAGATGACTACACATAAAAGTCAGATTAAAAAAGAACTAAAGATTTTGTAATTCTACCTCAAGAACTTCCAAGTTGGGGCACTTTTGAATTAAAGTACAATGGTCTTCAGTGTCGAGCAACGCATATAGGAGATCCAACTTTTTGAGAGCAGCTGCTAATGGGAATGCAATAGGCATTTCATTCTTCCCCAACATCGTTAGACCCAAAAGACATATCTTTCGTGGCAGTGATACAACTGAGTACTTCTCTGATTGATCATTTTCTGATCAATCATCGAAGGAACCTCCACAAAATTCTTCTAAAGCAGTTGCATGGCGGAAGAAACCCAGAAGATCCAAAATTTCACAATCGCTAATTTTCACAGTGGTTAAGGAGGGGCAATTCCTGGCTATGAGTTCAAGGTCTTCAAATCTGATTCTGCCAAGATCCGTCATATAGAAGTTTAAAGTCTCGAGTACAGTGTTGCTTGTAGCAAGCTCATGTAGCCATTCACCCCACTCATCCTCTTTCTCAATTATCGAGCTCTCCTCCAAAAACAAGGTCCTCAAATCCCTGGCAGACAATATAATAATCAAAAGTTAACATATACCCAGATGACAGGTACAGAACAATAGCTTGTTTCAGAATCACTGCATAAGACGCCAACAAAATCAATGATTTGTTTCTGTGTGTGTGCGCTGTGTGCAGACATGCATGTAGAGTTTAAAACCATTCCTCCATAAGTTCCAACTATAAAGCCCTCAAATACTGCTAATTTCAAtaagtaaaataataaaaaataaaataaaataaaacattaacATAAACAACAACATATAGATTAAGGTACCTGATTAGAACTTTCCATACAGATGGATGAATATACGGTTCCCAAGcagaaataatttgtttatcaaAATAATATAGTTGTACACAGAAGTCTTATTGGGAGTTTGAATTTGCTCACCATGGGGTTAATGGTGGTGATGCCACCACCCAATCAAAATCTGCCACATGTTAGTTCATAACCATAGATTAACTATGGTTAACCCTTAATAATATAAAACTAATTTTCAGATTATTCATTATATAATCACACACTACCTTTTTGTCTTCTACTTGCTcttacttttctatttctgctaCCAACATCTTCTACCAAcatcttctttatttcttttttctccacTCCACTCCCATATATGTCTACATCTTCTTGATttagttttttagtttttctacaAAAAGCCTTACAAGACTAACATAAAAACAACATTTGTTCTTTTCAATTattattcataaaaaaaaaatgacttacCAGGTCAAAATGAAATAGCTAGGTAGCTTGATAAATGAAATTAAGAAAACATCCAAGTTGAATGTACATTTCACTTCTACATAAATTCCTCTATCACTTTAATAGTTTGATAGAAGTAATAGACATActacaaatataaaaaaacagaCCAGCTACTCATAAAATGGCttcaaaacttcttttcttttcaattctaGCTAGCTGCAATATTGGTGCTTAAGATGTCGATGGATCTGGAAAATTCAGTTGGTGAGCTGGTCCTTGAGGTCTTGGTTGGATGATAGcctatcaattttttttccatAAGTAATAGTTATTATTTAGATaaacaaatctaaaaaaataaaataatagatACATACAAGAGAGCAAACCTGTGAATACATAAGTGAATAATCAAACATTGGACGAATAGGTTGGTAACCAAGTGATTGACTTGGAATTGCATGAACAATAGAAGCTGTTGGTGGAAATCCATAAGGATAATGCGAGGGAATGTCATGTGATTGATTAGGCATTG
This portion of the Rosa chinensis cultivar Old Blush chromosome 1, RchiOBHm-V2, whole genome shotgun sequence genome encodes:
- the LOC112182915 gene encoding coronatine-insensitive protein 1-like translates to MLGKNEMPIAFPLAAALKKLDLLYALLDTEDHCTLIQKCPNLEVLETRNVIGDRGLEVLARSCKRLKRLRIERGAVEQGMEDEDGVVSQRGLMALAQGCLELEYLAVYVSDITNASLEYIGTHSKNLNDFRLVLLDREETITDLPLDNGVRALLRGCQKLRRFALYLRPGGLTDLGLSYVGRYSQNVRWMLLGYVGESDAGLLEFSKGCLSLQNLELRGCCFSEGALAVAVMQLTALRYLWVQGYRGSQTGRDLLAMTRPYWNIELIPPRRVNVLDPNGEAAVAEHPAHILAYYSLAGPRTDFPNTVIPLYPESLINA